Sequence from the Diorhabda carinulata isolate Delta chromosome 5, icDioCari1.1, whole genome shotgun sequence genome:
CCTAATCAGTGTTGTTCAATAcctatttttttccatttttgtttttccaatcCTTCCCAGATCTTTCTCACAATTTcactttcttcttattttacttTTCCATATTTCTTGGTACACTGAAAGTGTTATCATTCCATTTAAATTACTTCcgatttagaaatataaaattatcttatatgtgtttataaacaaataaaattttggtgaaatttgtagatattattagatataaaaGCGTATTTCATGAAGCAACCCACACTAGTTGATGTACCAATTGAAGACGACGCCAAATTTACAGTCTGCGGAGACATACACGGTCAATTTTACGATCTCATGaacatatttgaattgaatGGTCTTCCGTCCGAAACGAatccatatttatttaatggaGATTTTGTGGATAGGGGATCCTTTTCAGttgaatgtatttttactttatttggATTTAAATTGTTGTATCCTAACCATTTCTTCATGTCTCGAGgtaagatattttttcattaaattatatattttgaggagacctgataaatatgaaattgcaaTCAGTATTGATGgtaatattgaaacaaaaaggATTTGTTaatataaactatttattaataacattaatCATAATCTAGTGATCTTATTCAAAACTCTTCCACTGGAAGTAATATTCCGTCCCAATTAAACTATACATAAATGATATTCAGATGGGGTGAATATTGAATTGGACGCCACCACTTTaatgtgacaaaaaaattaagaaaaagctaaaaataccttaaaaaaattaatctaattttacaaataaaactatcCTGGATACCTCGATTCgccaaattgataaaaattgctttaaacaataaaaaaaatttttagcaataataaatttattaatatgatTTGTGTTAACTGCATACTCAAGAACacaaagcagttataaattgaaaacaacttaTAAATGACttaagcttggtttatgcagtcaaaattaaaaataaccattaaactaacaaattaaattactagttGAAACACACTGAAATGGTACTTGTAGTTCATGCAGAAAATTAACagtgaattaaaattaaactaagagttcgccaacttttattttcttaagCTTGCGGTTTATGCagtcaaaattaaaacttaCCATTAAACTAACAAATCAAATTACTAGTTGAAAGACACTGATACGCTGTTTATAGCTTAACCTGAATATTaacagtaaatttaaattaaaagttcGCTAACTTTTAACTTCttaagcttggtttatgcagccaaaatgGAAATTACCATTAAATTAACAAACCAAATTACTAGTTGAAAGACACTGATACGGTATTTATAGCTTAAGCTgaaaattaacagtaaattaaattaaaattaaattagagCTCGCTAACTTTTAACTTCtaagcttggtttatgcagccaaatACTTTTTGTTGCTAGCAGTATTAAAGCTGTGATGAAGTCTACCATGAAGATACCTACAGAGTGATCCTCTTGGTTTCCTTGTTTTTCTAAAACTCCTTCTCATAGGAGCATTTTTTCTCTTATAGAAAGCTTTGGGTTAATAAAACGCGTTCTTTCTCCTTTCCCGTGTATTGTTTCCTGTATTTTCTATATGATCAGGAATCCAAGTTGAAGAGACTTACTGTTTATTAAATCAAGTGTTTTTTAGCACTCTGTTTTGATTAGATAACAATAGTGGTTCAGTGCTGtactattattataatgaatcacattattttccaaatattagtgtttatttgagaaaaaataaagttgtatCTTAACATTGTTAGGTAGTATGCGGTAAAATGCAGgacttgaaatattatttggttttctttctaTCTTTAGGGAACCACGAGAGTGCTACAATGAATCAGGTGTATGGTTTTGATGGAGAAGTTAAGTCGAAATATACTGCTCAAATGGCTGATTTATTTACAGAAGTATATAATTGGCTTCCGTTAGCTCACTGCCTAAATAAGAGAGTGCTGGTAAGCTAGTTTCTAtgttaaattgaatatataaaaataaattttatcttacTGGATTTGTTCCATTACCATTATTCTTTAATTTGATTGTGCATCATTGGATTTCTCAGTCATATCCAAAGAttcagaattattttaaaaattggtaaatatatatatatatatatatatatatatatatatatatatatatatatataagtggATGATTAAAGATATTTGTGGAATGCTACAAGTACACTGTTCATTTATGTTTCATAGCTTTGTGTGTATTAAAAACTATTTGCTACCCTAGGTAATGCACGGAGGTCTTTTTACCAGAGACGACGTTACATTAGacgaaattagaaaaattgatagGAATAGACAACCTCCCGAAGAAGGACCTATGTGTGAATTATTATGGTCAGATCCTCAACCCCAACCTGGTAGAGCACCTAGTAAAAGAGGTGTAGGTTGTCAATTCGGACCTGATGTTACAAAGACATTCCTAGACTTGAATAAACTCGATTATATTATTAGAAGTCATGAAGTCAAAAATGATGGTTACGAGGTTGCTCATAATGGATTGTGCATAACAGTTTTCTCAGCTCCTAACTATTGGtaagttttttaatatctacCCAAATTAATACAATAGTAggtacttaagttttgagatatggcaacaatgatgtgaatatgtcaaatctgacattaccattataaaatttgacatttttaatggtgaacctACTCAGAACGtgtgtcatacgagtgctatttgagttatttacagaCTGACTGACGTGGATTAAACCGACAGCAGTGCGCCGATCAACTCGTTTCGATTTTtgatgatgaagcaccatctcgaacAATCGTATGTCGCTCGTTTCCGAATTCTACCGTGGTCGCCCTTTGCTACAGgataactttttttgaaataattagacaTATTAccattccattagagcaacgtagagtgttcaattctgaatggtacaccagacaacaatcgcagaagacgaatcattctccaccaggCACTTCTTTCCCGAATGctacaaaaattcaatcaatcaatatttccaTCTCCACACGGCCgacaccactcgaactacttgagtgtaatagggtttttacataaaaaaaacatcataaaaaGAAGGAATGTCAAGTTATTTCGGGTATATAATGCGAGCTACCCTCGCACACACAAACATCACACCCTTAGCCTGATTATTCAGGGAAAGGTTGAAGATATTGGACTTGACTGGGAGTAGAACAATTATTCTGAGTAGTCACAGATAGTGACCAATTCAACCAAATTGTCATGGAGATAGCCCACACTTGAAGATAGGTAGAAAGAAATTGCTTATTTTCAATGccttatattttgattattaactATAAGTATAATGATCTATAAATAGATTTAGTTTCAATTATATAGTGTGATCCATTTATATCGATGAATCTCTTAGGTACTGAATAACCTATATTTGGTCTTAGATATCGGATACTGTTTATCACCGCAAAAGGTATAAGAAGACTTTAGCAGACCTACGGATTCTCAAGGGATAGTCGCTTAAATGAACACATTGTgagaacaaaaatgaaaaacgcTGGGGTCTATAGCTTTTAAGGAGAAGAGGATGAAACACTGAACACATATTACATAACTTATTAAGTCGTGTGACTTAGACACatatggcgctgccattgtcaaatccatataaCGTTTATGAGGTAGCAACTTTCAAAAGTCTATGTGTGAAATTAAATGACATTTCGATGACATTTCGATTACTCAGAAAAAAGCGACAGCCATTTAAGTCatgctacttttgttattttcaaaacaatgaattcaaaaaaaaattcgtatacaagctcagcaatggctttaaaagtgttatccggactctgtttcatcgaaaagaaccatttgttattggtttgttgaatttaaacgtTGGCGAGGATGGTGAATgctctggtcgtccaattgaggacacaaaacatcaaaaaagaccacaataattataaaattacgaGTTTTGCTATtctgattttgtatttttctatttcagtgATACTATGGGTAATAAAGGTGCATTTATTACTTTAACGGGAAAATCTATGAAGCCCATTTATACTACTTATGAAGCTGTGGTAAGtaaaatttcacattataatttttaaaccaTGAATGGCCTCTGAtagtaatatattattttttactcgAAATCCAGTATCTAACTTTGTTTCATTATTCCTTTAGTTGCATTGTCATCAAACAGTCGATTTATTTAATCAGATTTtaaatagttataaataaattaattatttaacctgatttataattataatgtaaGAAGATGATTTTGAATGTAATAATATTTGCAATGAGACTGATGAGTTATATGCTGATATATTATCTGGGGATGAAAATGATATAGATGAAAGCGACGATTCTAATTGTAGGGCTCTTATTTAGGTCGTGTTGCCTAGGgaattttggaataaaacatTTCGGCGGGTTAGATGAAAAGTTGATAATTCACGCAGAAATAAACGTtaataatgtaaatttaaaaaaaagaactatGGAGATATAAATGTAACAGAATAAATAATGGTTAATCTACACAAGTTTTGGATTAAGCGATCCGTCGTCTTTACATCTTTATAGAATATCATAAATCATCAGTGCTCACGTCTTCTGAGCAACTGACTCTCTCGCGCTTTTTCGTCTAATTTTTATGCGACCCTTTTAAAATTGGAATCGTCACGATGTTGCCGGCTGGCATAAACGATACCCTGAGCATTAAAAAGAATTGATTACTAATAAGTAGAAGGATTATATTTTACATATCCCGGGTACCTCTCGCCACTTATCGCAGGAGCTGGAATAGTTGCAATAGTTTCTTTCGTAGAGAATAAACTATATAGTCTCCATGGTTTCTATgcatatatttattacttttctcAAATTAGGTAAGGTTGTCTTTGGGCGTTTTAGAAGGTAGAAGCTATTCTGTCATTTCAGTCTGCTCCACCTTCAAGTGTCGAATGTTTCGTCATTtcgttttatattttggtaaGAAATGTTGCatctttatatttttggatattatcaactcatattgttttttttttgtactgtGTCGTAGTGACAATTAATTCAGTGTGTTGTACTTTGAggtaaaacaattatatatctgtgtcaaattaaaatgaaatattttatttgcaatACATCTATTAAGGAGAAGATAACACCGTTCACCTCGAAAGAagaatcttttaaaaaatgtcaaagtGTGCTATGCTTCAGACCaatgaaaaacttaaaatatgcggatttaagtttaaatttaaatgatttgaaTGATAACGACTATCATCTCTTATGCTACAGAACGCCTACACCTGTTTAATTATAGAGAAGAATATGCCTCGTTGGAACCATTAAGGTAAAAAGGCGCAGCATTAGCTTCAAAAATTGAAGTAATTCTTAGTAGCCAATTAAATGAAGAAGAACTTGAAGAATCAGAAAATGAAAACCGTTgtgatataatgaaatttatttcgatgattattaataaatatactaaGTTTGAGAATAAACTCctgttatatatttcaatattattttatagtttcaattatctaatataaaaattctccCATTATTCCTTGAATCATATTAACCCTCATATTTGATGTAAGCAAAGAAAAATCCACAAAAAgcatttactccaaaataaatttattgatcgAACATTTAGGTGTAGATGCTAATATAGTTTATGTACTTCAAGGTGGTATGCGGGATTTTTCTGGCAGTTTTTGAGACCaagatatttttagaaattacataaaaataaaataaaaaaaagtttccggCATGATGGAGAAATTTTACCCCTCATCTCACCACACTTCAAATAGATATACCAGACTCTTCCGCCAAAAAAGTGGTTTgcgtgatttttttctaaaagccaataaaatttactgtcgaatacataaaaaaaataatatcccCGATGACggtaatacatttttttcatttttttaataattttttttacattgcttctgcaatttatttctatttatttaaataaaaattctttgatTCCGCTATGACGGGTCCTTTAGTGTTACCAGCCCCTGAATTATGATATTTGTTCGTTCAACTACACGTTttcttaaggccgcttgacaacCCTGATGGCAATggccactaatcaaaattccaaaataaaagtaaacaatttgcTAACCTCAAACACTCGCAATAATTATGTCTGCCTAAAACATAGtaaaattagttgagaatggatgaagatacattttaaaaactttCGAGGAGAATAAACCGTAATATATACAGTAACTCATTTCtctataaaattgaaacttagACTCGATAAAATTGCAAGTGCAATTGCAA
This genomic interval carries:
- the LOC130894366 gene encoding serine/threonine-protein phosphatase 5 codes for the protein MTTEEQTNQEVTTEDIKIAEKYKSDANESFKKQDFNNAIELYTKAIEKNPTVAVYYANRSIAYLKTECFGYALTDASKAIELDKSYVKGYYRRAAAHMSLGKFKEALKDYEYVTKVRPNDKDAKMKYTECNKVVKKLAFERAIAVDDNKKNIADSINLDAMTIENEYTGPELEDGKVTLQFMKDLMELYKKQGKLHRKYAYKILLDIKAYFMKQPTLVDVPIEDDAKFTVCGDIHGQFYDLMNIFELNGLPSETNPYLFNGDFVDRGSFSVECIFTLFGFKLLYPNHFFMSRGNHESATMNQVYGFDGEVKSKYTAQMADLFTEVYNWLPLAHCLNKRVLVMHGGLFTRDDVTLDEIRKIDRNRQPPEEGPMCELLWSDPQPQPGRAPSKRGVGCQFGPDVTKTFLDLNKLDYIIRSHEVKNDGYEVAHNGLCITVFSAPNYCDTMGNKGAFITLTGKSMKPIYTTYEAVPHPNVKPMAFANSLLNLMC